A portion of the Acidisarcina polymorpha genome contains these proteins:
- a CDS encoding M48 family metallopeptidase, protein MKNSFFGAGGPRILTFALMSLAMTVISAPTALAQAKISPDRTLIKLGPIPAAAQFDSTGHLDVDAATRAYLDTVPADKRAASNKYFEGGYWIMLWSALYTVVIALLLLFTGVSKRMRDLAVRLTRYKWIQAWIYFAEFILTSTILSLPWNIYVGFYREHVYNQSHQPFAGWLREQMIGPLVILVFGAIAFATVYTVIRRLLDTWHIWGSVLVVTFQMIAIMIAPVYIAPLFNTYTPLSDPEVTIPVLKMAHANGIKVDKLYEVNASKQTTQISANVSGLFDTTRINVNDNLLHQASIEEIEDGLGHEMGHYVLNHIMKMLCQFALLILIGFCLLRVWLQGMQERWGDKWGTTGAADPAMFPAVVLAYTVMMLFLTPVLNNITRTMECEADMYGLNAAREPDGRAQVALKLGQYRKLEPGPIEEFLFYDHPSGYARIHAAMQWKSENSHTTTGY, encoded by the coding sequence TTCTCCTGATCGAACCCTCATAAAGCTCGGCCCCATACCGGCCGCAGCTCAATTCGATTCCACCGGGCACCTTGACGTGGATGCGGCAACCCGCGCCTACCTTGACACGGTCCCAGCAGACAAGCGCGCTGCCTCCAACAAGTATTTCGAGGGCGGCTACTGGATCATGCTCTGGAGTGCGCTTTATACCGTCGTCATCGCATTGCTATTGCTCTTCACTGGCGTGTCCAAACGCATGCGCGACCTCGCGGTCAGGCTCACTCGTTACAAGTGGATACAGGCTTGGATCTACTTCGCTGAGTTCATTCTGACGAGCACTATCCTGAGTCTCCCATGGAACATCTATGTTGGGTTCTACCGGGAACACGTCTACAACCAGTCCCACCAGCCCTTCGCTGGGTGGTTGCGAGAACAGATGATCGGACCGCTCGTCATCTTAGTTTTCGGCGCGATTGCCTTCGCGACGGTGTATACAGTCATCCGCCGGCTGCTCGACACCTGGCATATTTGGGGAAGCGTGCTCGTGGTCACTTTCCAGATGATCGCGATCATGATCGCTCCTGTTTACATCGCACCGCTGTTCAACACCTATACGCCTCTCAGCGATCCGGAGGTAACCATCCCGGTTCTGAAAATGGCACATGCTAACGGAATCAAGGTAGATAAGCTGTATGAGGTCAACGCTTCTAAGCAAACCACCCAGATAAGCGCCAACGTCAGCGGTCTCTTCGATACGACTCGGATCAACGTCAACGATAATTTGCTCCACCAAGCCAGTATCGAAGAGATCGAGGACGGCCTCGGTCATGAGATGGGCCACTACGTTCTCAACCACATCATGAAGATGCTCTGCCAGTTCGCCCTTCTCATCCTCATAGGCTTTTGTCTCCTGCGAGTATGGTTGCAAGGTATGCAGGAACGCTGGGGCGACAAATGGGGAACGACTGGGGCAGCGGATCCAGCTATGTTTCCAGCCGTCGTCCTGGCGTACACCGTGATGATGCTCTTTCTGACTCCCGTCCTCAACAACATTACACGCACCATGGAGTGCGAGGCCGATATGTATGGCCTCAATGCCGCGCGCGAGCCCGACGGCAGAGCACAGGTAGCTCTCAAACTCGGGCAATACAGGAAACTTGAACCCGGACCCATCGAGGAATTCCTCTTCTACGACCACCCCAGCGGCTATGCCCGCATCCACGCAGCAATGCAATGGAAGAGCGAAAATTCCCACACTACAACCGGCTACTGA